From [Clostridium] symbiosum, a single genomic window includes:
- a CDS encoding acyl-CoA thioesterase, which yields MKFDVYEHKTQYYETDQMGIIHHANYLHWFEEARIDIMEQMGMGYDMMEKQGIICPVLAVRCDYKSMSRFGETVQVLTSLKEYNGIRMALEYTVIDKETAQVRCVGESRHCFLTRDGKPVSLKRNYIEMDKAFREYTDAQSEET from the coding sequence ATGAAATTCGATGTTTACGAACATAAAACACAGTATTACGAAACGGATCAGATGGGAATTATCCACCACGCCAATTACCTTCACTGGTTTGAAGAGGCGAGAATCGATATCATGGAACAGATGGGTATGGGCTACGATATGATGGAGAAACAGGGAATTATATGCCCGGTTCTGGCTGTGCGCTGTGACTACAAGAGCATGTCGCGCTTCGGGGAAACCGTCCAGGTACTGACCAGCCTGAAGGAATACAACGGGATCCGCATGGCATTGGAGTATACGGTTATCGATAAAGAAACTGCGCAGGTGCGCTGTGTGGGGGAAAGCCGTCACTGTTTCCTGACGAGGGACGGAAAACCCGTTTCACTGAAACGCAACTACATTGAGATGGACAAGGCATTCCGGGAGTATACGGACGCCCAGTCAGAGGAAACGTAA
- a CDS encoding GNAT family N-acetyltransferase, which translates to MQIIKTDRLTGQQKKEIGHLIDECRSLYPIRTSFPYEDGSVFFLAYEECASSIPVLVCALALIMPETDDFDETAECLAFTHPSFRKKGYFSAVFDEAGAEFEEISLLIPVDGQDPAVVPVLESLGAEYDSCEYRMELDLSLPCPNEAPAPSGRRLVCRSVNGPDSSVSYSFSLAADESRPIAVCRTASFGTGVCLYSFLVEENCRGRGLGEEALLSVIEILRSRGNAVLFLHVSGDNDAAVSLYKKTGFRITETLSYYLY; encoded by the coding sequence ATGCAGATTATTAAAACAGACCGGCTTACCGGGCAGCAGAAAAAAGAAATCGGGCATCTCATTGATGAATGCCGCTCCCTTTACCCAATAAGAACCAGCTTTCCTTATGAGGATGGTTCCGTATTCTTTCTGGCTTATGAAGAATGCGCTTCTTCCATTCCGGTTCTGGTCTGCGCACTTGCGCTTATTATGCCCGAAACAGACGATTTTGATGAGACGGCCGAATGTCTGGCTTTCACCCATCCGTCTTTCAGAAAAAAAGGATACTTTTCCGCTGTCTTTGACGAGGCCGGGGCTGAATTTGAAGAAATCAGCCTTCTGATTCCGGTCGACGGGCAGGATCCCGCCGTCGTTCCCGTTCTGGAATCGCTCGGTGCGGAGTACGACTCCTGTGAATACAGAATGGAACTTGATCTCTCCTTACCATGCCCAAATGAAGCTCCTGCGCCGTCCGGCAGGCGGCTCGTCTGCCGCTCCGTAAACGGCCCCGATTCCTCTGTCTCCTACTCGTTCTCTCTGGCGGCTGATGAATCCCGTCCCATTGCCGTCTGCCGGACGGCTTCTTTCGGCACCGGCGTCTGTCTCTATTCCTTCCTGGTGGAGGAGAACTGCCGCGGACGCGGTCTGGGGGAGGAAGCGCTTTTATCGGTTATCGAAATTCTGCGCAGCCGGGGGAACGCCGTTCTCTTCCTGCACGTATCGGGCGATAATGATGCTGCCGTGAGTCTTTATAAAAAAACAGGATTCCGGATTACCGAAACCCTGTCCTATTATCTGTATTGA
- a CDS encoding GTP pyrophosphokinase family protein has product MNINLNPNSELTQFAVNAPKEVEVPDTLIGVAKQFQECMMQYTCAIREVKTKLEVLNDELSVRNSRNPIEMIKSRVKKPRSIIEKLQRRGLPVSVESMMQNLDDIAGIRVICSFIDDIYEISKMLARQDDVKVIAIKDYIRCPKENGYRSYHMIIEVPVFFSDSKKQIRVEVQIRTIAMDFWASLDHQLKYKKDLEEEDAAEIGQELRNCAEIIAETDWKMLEVRQRIEEKGIIIQR; this is encoded by the coding sequence ATGAATATTAACTTGAATCCAAACAGCGAACTGACCCAGTTTGCAGTGAATGCACCGAAGGAAGTGGAGGTTCCGGATACTTTAATCGGAGTGGCGAAACAGTTCCAGGAATGCATGATGCAGTATACCTGTGCGATCAGAGAGGTGAAGACGAAGCTGGAAGTTCTCAATGACGAGCTTTCCGTCAGGAATTCCAGAAATCCGATAGAGATGATTAAGTCACGCGTGAAGAAACCACGCAGTATCATTGAGAAGCTGCAGAGAAGGGGGCTCCCGGTATCGGTGGAATCGATGATGCAGAACCTGGACGACATTGCGGGAATCCGTGTGATCTGTTCCTTTATTGATGATATCTACGAGATTAGCAAGATGCTGGCGCGCCAGGATGATGTGAAGGTGATTGCCATCAAGGATTATATCAGGTGCCCGAAGGAGAATGGATACAGAAGCTATCATATGATTATCGAAGTTCCTGTTTTCTTTTCGGACAGCAAGAAGCAGATTCGGGTGGAGGTTCAGATCAGGACGATCGCCATGGACTTCTGGGCCAGCCTGGATCACCAGCTTAAGTACAAGAAGGATCTGGAGGAAGAGGACGCGGCGGAGATTGGACAGGAGCTTAGAAACTGTGCCGAGATCATTGCGGAAACGGACTGGAAGATGCTGGAAGTCAGACAGCGGATCGAGGAGAAGGGAATCATCATCCAGAGATGA
- a CDS encoding phosphatase PAP2 family protein, whose product MAFLELEFSILYFLQELHTPFLDRFMTAVTSLGDKGWFFIVLGVVLFCIRKTRKVGVAVLLSLAAGALIGNVFIKNIVMRDRPCWIDESVQLLIHNPKDFSFPSGHTLASFEAAASVFFYNRKWGIPLLILASLIALSRLYLFVHFPTDVLSGMALGIFIAWYVHRTIEKYDLNDILRL is encoded by the coding sequence ATGGCCTTTCTGGAACTGGAGTTTTCAATTCTTTACTTTTTACAGGAGCTTCATACGCCGTTTCTGGACCGTTTTATGACAGCCGTTACATCACTCGGTGATAAGGGATGGTTTTTTATCGTCCTGGGAGTAGTGCTTTTCTGCATCAGAAAGACGAGGAAGGTGGGGGTCGCGGTTCTTCTGTCATTGGCAGCGGGAGCCTTAATCGGCAATGTGTTCATAAAAAACATAGTGATGCGGGATCGGCCGTGCTGGATTGATGAGAGCGTTCAACTTCTGATACACAATCCGAAGGATTTTTCCTTTCCCTCCGGACACACCCTGGCCTCTTTTGAAGCGGCGGCCAGCGTCTTTTTTTACAACCGGAAATGGGGGATTCCACTGCTCATTCTGGCGTCGCTTATTGCACTTTCCAGATTGTATCTCTTCGTGCATTTTCCGACGGATGTGTTAAGCGGAATGGCCCTTGGAATTTTTATTGCATGGTATGTTCACAGAACTATTGAAAAGTATGATTTAAATGATATACTAAGGCTATAA
- a CDS encoding Mrp/NBP35 family ATP-binding protein, producing the protein MSENCNHNCSSCSENCESRTAESFLEPLNPQSTVKKVIGVVSGKGGVGKSLVTSLMACKMRARNYRTAILDADITGPSIPKAFGLHEMVKVTEDSLMLPGVSATGVEILSANMILEHETDPVIWRGPIVGGVIKQFWGEALWKDIDYMFVDMPPGTGDVPLTVFQSLPLAGIIIVTSPQELVSMIVAKAVNMAKKMDIPILGLVENMSYLECPDCGKRISVFGESHIEETAKEYGIPVLAQIPIDPQIANSVDQGVVEYIKTPWLEKAADVIENV; encoded by the coding sequence ATGAGCGAGAATTGTAACCATAACTGCAGCAGCTGCAGCGAAAATTGTGAAAGCCGGACGGCGGAGAGCTTTTTAGAGCCGTTAAATCCACAAAGCACCGTTAAAAAAGTCATAGGTGTAGTCAGTGGTAAAGGCGGAGTAGGCAAGTCACTTGTGACATCCCTGATGGCATGCAAGATGAGAGCCAGAAATTATCGTACGGCCATTCTGGATGCTGATATAACAGGTCCCTCCATCCCCAAGGCATTCGGCCTCCATGAAATGGTAAAGGTGACGGAAGACAGCCTGATGCTGCCGGGTGTGAGCGCAACGGGCGTTGAGATCCTGTCTGCAAATATGATCCTGGAACATGAGACGGATCCGGTTATCTGGAGAGGCCCAATTGTGGGAGGCGTGATTAAACAGTTCTGGGGCGAGGCGCTCTGGAAGGATATTGATTATATGTTTGTCGATATGCCTCCGGGAACGGGAGATGTTCCGCTGACCGTATTCCAGTCACTTCCTCTTGCAGGAATCATCATTGTGACGTCACCGCAGGAACTGGTTTCCATGATTGTAGCGAAAGCGGTTAACATGGCGAAAAAGATGGATATTCCGATTCTGGGACTGGTGGAAAACATGAGCTATCTGGAGTGTCCCGATTGCGGAAAGAGAATCTCTGTGTTCGGTGAGAGCCATATTGAGGAGACGGCCAAAGAGTATGGTATCCCGGTTCTGGCCCAAATCCCGATCGACCCGCAGATTGCAAACAGCGTTGACCAGGGAGTGGTTGAGTATATCAAGACGCCGTGGCTTGAAAAGGCGGCGGATGTAATAGAGAATGTGTAG
- a CDS encoding folate family ECF transporter S component: MKKFVTVYRDSYRELKKVRTITTAAMFMAVAVVLGYFTIEAGPYLKIGFGAVVNQFVYFMFGPVVGGFYGGVLDLIKYIIKPTGAFFPGFTFNAILAGIIYGTFLYQRPLTFKRTLAVHFIVIMVCNVFLNTLWLSMMSGKGILALIPMRFVKNIIMWPIDTAIFYLIAKKMEEAGIVKAIRQFKLPGARA, encoded by the coding sequence ATGAAGAAATTTGTAACTGTTTACCGTGATTCCTACCGTGAGCTTAAAAAGGTCAGGACAATCACGACTGCCGCCATGTTCATGGCTGTCGCCGTAGTGCTCGGATATTTTACAATCGAAGCCGGCCCGTATCTGAAAATTGGATTCGGTGCCGTAGTCAACCAGTTTGTATACTTCATGTTCGGACCGGTAGTGGGCGGATTTTACGGCGGTGTCCTGGATTTGATTAAATATATCATCAAACCGACCGGAGCGTTCTTTCCCGGCTTTACGTTCAATGCAATCCTTGCCGGAATTATCTATGGAACGTTTCTGTACCAGAGGCCGCTTACATTTAAGAGAACCCTGGCTGTCCATTTTATCGTAATTATGGTCTGCAACGTGTTTCTTAACACGCTATGGCTCAGCATGATGTCGGGCAAGGGGATTCTGGCGCTGATTCCGATGCGTTTTGTAAAGAATATTATTATGTGGCCTATCGACACGGCCATCTTCTACCTGATTGCAAAAAAGATGGAAGAAGCGGGAATCGTGAAGGCAATCAGGCAGTTCAAGCTGCCGGGCGCAAGAGCCTGA
- a CDS encoding D-amino acid aminotransferase, whose amino-acid sequence MKYLGYYNGTYGPLEEMKVPMNDRACYFGDGVYEATLARNGKIFALEEHLDRFYNSAGLLRMKVPYTREELTEILTSLLKEMDDSEIFVYWQLTRGTAIRIHSFPEAPIKPNLWITMKPGAPASPSKTMKLITEEDTRFLHCNIKTLNLIPNVMAYQKAHEAGCDECVFHRGDIVTECSSCNISILKDGVFITHPTDHYILPGISRMHLIQQCKKLGIPVDERPFTVKELMEADEVIVSSSSRLGLIASEIDGQPVGGKATGLWKKVQSSYFERFDEATAQ is encoded by the coding sequence ATGAAATATCTCGGATATTATAACGGAACTTACGGACCGCTGGAAGAAATGAAAGTCCCAATGAACGACCGCGCCTGTTACTTCGGTGACGGAGTATACGAAGCCACTCTGGCCAGGAACGGTAAAATCTTTGCCCTGGAGGAGCATCTGGACCGTTTTTACAACAGCGCAGGACTGCTCCGCATGAAGGTTCCCTATACAAGGGAGGAACTGACGGAAATCCTCACCTCTCTTCTGAAAGAGATGGATGATTCGGAAATTTTCGTATACTGGCAGCTTACGAGAGGGACAGCCATCCGGATTCATTCCTTCCCCGAAGCTCCCATTAAGCCGAACCTCTGGATCACGATGAAACCCGGTGCGCCTGCCTCTCCTTCGAAGACCATGAAACTCATCACCGAGGAGGACACAAGGTTCCTTCACTGCAATATCAAGACCCTGAACCTGATCCCCAATGTCATGGCATACCAGAAAGCGCATGAGGCCGGCTGCGACGAATGCGTCTTCCACCGCGGCGATATTGTCACTGAATGCAGTTCCTGCAACATCTCCATCCTGAAGGACGGCGTATTCATCACCCATCCCACCGACCATTACATCCTTCCCGGCATCTCCCGGATGCATCTGATCCAGCAGTGTAAAAAGCTGGGAATCCCGGTAGATGAGCGGCCGTTCACCGTAAAAGAGCTGATGGAGGCCGACGAGGTCATCGTTTCCAGTTCTTCCAGGCTCGGCCTCATTGCCAGCGAGATCGACGGACAGCCCGTCGGAGGTAAAGCGACCGGGCTTTGGAAAAAAGTGCAGTCCTCCTATTTTGAGCGTTTCGACGAGGCAACCGCTCAGTAA
- a CDS encoding LrgB family protein: protein MNQLVESSLYFGMLISVGAYLFGVWLRKRTGFAILNPLLVAIILVIAFLSVFHINYEEYNKGAGFLSYLLTPATVCLAIPLYRQLELLKKNLVAVAAAIVTGVLGSAGSIFVMARAFGLEHTHYVSLLPKSITTAIGMGVSEEAGGIVTLTIVSIIITGILGNIIADWLFGIFKIEEPMAKGLALGTAAHAIGTARALELGEIEGAMGSLAIAVAGLLTVLVVPLVSGLI, encoded by the coding sequence ATGAATCAGTTGGTTGAATCGTCACTTTATTTCGGAATGCTGATCAGCGTGGGAGCCTACCTTTTCGGAGTGTGGCTGAGGAAGAGGACGGGATTTGCCATCCTGAACCCTCTGCTGGTTGCGATTATACTTGTAATTGCATTTTTATCGGTATTTCATATAAACTATGAAGAATATAATAAAGGAGCGGGCTTTTTGAGCTATCTGCTCACCCCGGCCACGGTCTGTCTTGCCATTCCGCTTTACAGGCAGCTTGAGCTTCTTAAGAAGAACCTGGTGGCCGTGGCAGCGGCAATCGTGACGGGAGTGCTCGGCAGCGCCGGGAGTATCTTTGTCATGGCGAGGGCATTTGGCCTGGAGCACACTCATTACGTATCCCTTCTTCCGAAGTCCATCACAACGGCAATCGGCATGGGCGTCAGCGAGGAAGCAGGAGGTATTGTGACACTTACAATCGTCAGCATAATAATCACGGGAATACTGGGGAATATTATTGCGGACTGGCTGTTTGGAATATTTAAAATTGAAGAGCCTATGGCGAAAGGCCTGGCGCTTGGGACAGCAGCCCACGCCATTGGAACCGCCAGGGCTTTGGAACTGGGAGAAATAGAGGGCGCCATGGGCAGCCTGGCCATTGCGGTGGCCGGACTTCTTACCGTGCTTGTGGTGCCTCTTGTGTCGGGGCTTATCTAG
- a CDS encoding CidA/LrgA family protein, producing MKYLKEATIIFGITMVGEILNHLLPLPVPAGVYGLFILLVLLCAGTLKVEDVSGVGDFFLDTMPLMFIPAGAGLLNSVQEVKDILVPLTVISVVSTIFVMVVTGRMAQRIIRGTGKRKGKE from the coding sequence ATGAAGTACCTGAAAGAAGCTACAATTATTTTTGGCATAACGATGGTGGGAGAAATTTTGAATCACCTGCTTCCGCTTCCGGTGCCGGCCGGCGTGTACGGCCTTTTTATCCTTCTGGTCCTGCTGTGTGCAGGGACGCTGAAGGTGGAGGATGTGTCGGGCGTCGGTGATTTTTTCCTGGATACGATGCCGCTTATGTTTATACCGGCAGGAGCCGGCCTTTTGAACAGTGTGCAGGAAGTGAAAGACATCCTGGTACCGCTCACCGTGATATCGGTGGTTTCCACGATATTTGTCATGGTGGTGACGGGCAGAATGGCCCAGCGCATCATACGGGGAACCGGAAAAAGAAAAGGAAAGGAATAA